GGCGCATGCGCAAGGCCGGCATCCCGTCGGAGATGATCATCATCACCGGCGAGGGCTCCGTCGACACGGCCAAGGAGGCCATGCGCGAGGGTGCCTACGACTATCTGGAAAAGCCGCTGAAGATCGACCGCCTCAAGGAGCTGATCCCCAAGGCGCTCGAGAAGTTCCAGGTGAAGCAGGCCAACAAGCAGCTCGAGGAGCGCCTGGCCAACCTCACTCGTTTCGTGGACCTGATCGGCCAGTCCGAGGAGATGAGGTCCATCTACTCGACCATCGAGGCGGCGGCGCCCACCACGGCCAGCATGCTCATCGTGGGCGAGAGCGGCACCGGCAAGGAGCTGGTGGCGCGCGCCATCCATGAAAAGAGCAACCGGGCCAAGGGGCCGTTCATCGCCATCAACTGCGCCGCGTTCCCCCGGGAAATCCTGGAGAACGAGCTGTTCGGCCACGAGAAGGGCGCGTTCACGGGGGCCATCAACGAAAAGCAGGGCTGCTTCGAACTCGCGGACGGCGGCACGCTGTTCCTGGACGAGGTGGCCGAGATGGAGCCCGACATCCAGGTGAAGTTCCTGCGCGCGCTTGAGCAGCGGTCGTTCCGGCGCCTGGGCGGCAAGAAGGAGATCCACGTTGACATCCGCGTGGTTTCCGCCACCAACAAGCAGATCGGCAAGGCCATCGACGACGGCAAGCTGCGCGAGGACCTGTACCACCGCCTGGCCGTCATCCCGCTGTTCCTGCCGCCGCTGCGCGAGCGCCGCGGCGACGTGCGGCTGCTGGCGGAAAGCTTCCTGCGGCGCTTCTCGGAGGAGAACGGCAAGAAGCAGCTGAAGAGCTTCTCGCCCGAAGCGCTGGAGTTCATCAACGCGTACCGCTGGCCGGGCAACGTCCGCGAGCTGAAGAACGCGGTGGAGCGCGCGGTGATCTTTGCCCGCACGGAAGAGATCACCCTGGGCGACCTGCGGGCGCACGAGCTGATCGGGTCCGAGGACCGCGAGGTGCGCGTTCCCGTCGGCACTTCCATTCAGCAGGCGGAGCGCACGCTGGTGCTCAAGACCTTCTCCTTCGTCGAGGGCGACCACAACCGGGCCGCCTCGATGCTGGGGATCGAGGAAGACGAGCTTCGGAACCGGCTGAACCAACTGGTCGCCGGCGAGACCGTCCCGGCCTGACCGGCGCGTCGCTGCACGCACGCGAAAGGCCGCGCACCGACCCAGTCGGTGCGCGGTTTTTCTGTGGCGTACGTGGCGGGAGATATGGCTTGGACCGCGCGGGATCGGAGCGTAACTTGCTGCTCATGAGTGAAATCCGACGAGATGGGTCAGTCTACCGAACTGGACCCAAACGTCACGCTACACTGAAGGGGAGAGCACATGACTGCCGCAAACGTGATCACCATCAATCCTAAAGTCCTGAGCGGAACGCCTGTGTTCACAGGCACTCGCGTACCGGTGGAGAGCTTGATCGATCACCTTAAGGCGGGCGACACACTAGAGGATTTCCTTGAAGGCTTCCCCGGTGTTCAACGTGAGCAGGCCGAAGCCTTCCTTGAGCTGGCGCTCGACGCAGCGTTGAGCCATGCGCGTGCTGCTTGATGAGCAGATCGACCGCCGCTTGAAGGAGCGGTTCGGTGCGGAATTCGAGGTCAGGGCGGTTCTGGATGTCGGCTGGGGCAGCCTCGAAAACGGGGCGCTTTTACGTGCCGCGGAACGCGAATACGACGCGTTCGTCACGATGGACCGTGGCATCCCACACCAGCAGAACATACCAAGCCTCAAGATCGGCATCGTCGTAGTCCGGGCGAAGAGCAATCGCCTGGAAGACGTGTCGCCACTCGTGCCTCAGATCGAAGCCGCACTTCGGGCGTCGAAGCCCGGCACAGTCGTGTACGCGAGTGAAGGTGGGACAGCGTGAGCGTTCGCCCGAGTCTTGCTAGAGCATCCTCACTCGATCAGCAGGTGCGCGGGCCACGTTGAATGAGGGTGAATCGATGGCGATGATGGACGAGCTGGTGCAGCAGATCGCGACACGGACGGGACTGCCGCAGGACAAGGCAATGCAGGCGGCGCAGACCGCCATCGAGTTCCTGGACAGCCGGCTTCCGGCGCCCGTTGGCGGCAACCTCAAGCGTCTGACGGAGGGCGGCGGTGCCGGTGGCGGCGGTCTCCCCGACATGGGCGACGTGGCCGGCAAGCTGGGCGGCATGTTCGGCCGATGATCCAAGCGCGGCCGGCCCCATTCCCGGGGCCGGCCGTTTCCCGCATCGATCCACCTCTCGCCTGGCGCACGACTCAATGAATTCCGACGTCCTGAACGCAGCCCGCACGGCCTTTCCCGCATCCACCGGAACCCTCACCCTGGGCGCCGTGGTGCACGAGGGCGCCTGCGCGCCGGAGCCGCTGGTGTCGCTGCCCCTGTCGATGATGAACCGCCACGGGCTGATCGCCGGCGCCACGGGCACGGGCAAGACCAAGTCGCTGCAGCTGATCGCCGAGCAGCTGGCCAGCGCCGGCGTGCCCGTCTTCCTTTCCGACGTGAAGGGCGACCTCAGCGGCATCGGCGTGCCGGGCGAGGCGGGCGACCGCGTGAAGCAGCGCGCCACCGACACGGGCTACGCCTGGCAGCCCGCGGGGATGCCCGTGGAGTACCTGAGCCTTTCGGGAAAGCTGGGCGCGCAGCTGCGGGCCACCGTCTCCTCCTTCGGCCCGCTGCTGCTGGCCAAGGTGCTGGGGCTGAACGAAACGCAGTCCAGCGTGCTGACCCTGGTCTTCAAGTACTGCGACGACAAGGGGCTGCTGCTGCTGGACCTTTCGGACCTGCGCGCCGCGCTCCGCTACCTGTCGGAAGAGGGCGCCGACGAGCTGAAGGAGTACGGCGGGATGTCGAAGCAGACCGTGGGCGTGCTGCTTCGAGAGCTGGTGGAGCTGGAGGCGCAGGACGCCGAGCGCTTCTTCGGCGAGCCGGAATTCGACCTGGACGACCTGCTGAAGACGGCGCCGGATGGGCGCGGGATCGTGAGCGTGCTGGAGCTGCAGGACGTGCAGGAAACGCCCGCGCTGTTCAGCACCTTCATGCTGTGGATGCTCGCCACGCTGTATCACACGCTGCCGGAGATGGGCGACGTCGAAAAGCCCAGGCTGGTGTTCTTCTTCGACGAGGCCCACCTGCTGTTCGACGGCGCCAGCAAGGCGCTGGTGGACCAGGTGGAGCAGGTGGTGCGGCTGATCCGGTCCAAGGGCGTGGGCGTGTTCTTCATCACCCAGAACCCGCGCGACGTGCCGGCCGAAATCCTGGGCCAGCTGGGGCACCGCGTGCAGCACGCCCTGCGCGCCTTTACCCCGGACGATGAAAAGGCGCTGAAGTCCGCCGCGCGCACGTTCCCGAAGACGACGTTCTACGACGTGGAGGAAACGCTGACCACGCTGGGCATCGGCGAGGCGCTGGTGACCACGCTGTCCCCGTCGGGCGTGCCCAGCCAGCCGTTCGCCGTGCGCATGGTGCCGCCGTCGTCGCGGATGGGCCCGCTGACCGCGGACGAGCTGCAGGTGCGCATCGGCGCCTCGGAGCAGGTGCGGAAGTACGCGCAGGAGATCGACCGCGAAAGCGCGCGCGAGATGCTGGAAGAACGTGCGGGGCAGGCGCAGGAGGCGGAAGACGAGGCGGCGGCTGCTCCGCGGAGCTCCGGCCGGGCGCCAGACTACGAGCGCGCGCCGCGCACCGCCACGCGAAAGACGTCGCGCACGGCCAACGACGAGCCCGCGCCGCGTCGGGGCCGCAAGGAACGCGGGACGGTGGAGCAGATCCTTCGATCGCCCGTCGCCAAGTCTGCCGTGAACACCCTGGTCCGCGGACTGGTGGGTGCCCTGCTGGGTGGACGGCGCAGGCGGTGAGCGGCGTTCAGATCCGCCCCCGGGCGGGGGAGCATCCGTTTCGCCACAAATTGCGAAAGTGAGCGCAAACCCGCGCTAACATTGGACAAAGCCGCGCGTTTTTTGAACCGGGCGGCTGCCGTTTTCGGGGCTCTTTCGGTGGCATGGCGATTGCCTTTGAACACCTCTGAGGGGGAGAGGCAGGGAGCCAGCGTCTCGGTGGGACGCCGCACCGGAGGTACCAGAGGATGGCGGCACAACGCATACTCGTCATCGAGGACGAGGCAGCCGCGCGCGAGGCGCTGAAGAGCCTGCTCGACGAGGAGGGCTACACCGTCTGCACGGCGGAAAGCGGCAGGCGCGGCCTGGAGCGGCTCGAGGATTTTCGCCCCGATACGGTGGTGTGCGACTTCTACCTCCCCGACATCGACGGGCTGCAGGTGGTGCGCGCCATCCGCTCGGCAGGCGACAGCGGGGTGCGCGTGATCATCATCACGGCCGGGTGCGGCGGCGAAGAGGCCGAGAGCACACTGCGCCGCGAGGCCGACTTCTTCTTCCAGAAGCCGCTGGACCTGCGCCGCTTCCGCGATGTCCTGCAGGCCGAGGGCGACGACGCCGCGCGCGGCGCGCTTGCCCTTCACTGACATCAATCCGAAGCAACATGCGTGAGGACGTGGGGCAGCCGCGGATCGTGATCGAGGAGCGCGGCGGGGGCGCCGGCTCCTTTCTGCTGGGTGTGCTGGTGGGCGCCGGCCTGGCGCTGCTGCTGGCGCCCCGCAGTGGGCGCGAGACGCAGCGCGAGATCCGGGGTTTCGTCACCGGGCGCGTGGACGCGGTCCGTGGAGCGGTGGATACCCGGGTGGAGCAGGCGCGGACGGCGGTGGACGAGGGGCGGTCGGCGGCCGCCCAGGCGCGGGCCGAGCTGCAGCGGCGGGTGCAGGAGGCCAAGGCCTCGTACCGCGGCGGCCAGCGCCCCGAACCCCCGCGCGCCCCGGCGCTGCAGCTGGCGGTTTCCTCACCTCCCGTCCAGGAGGTGGTGATCACCGAGGTGACCACCGAACCCGACGTGGGAGACCTGGCGGGCGGCGAAGTTCGTTGACGGCGCGGCGCGGCCGGACCTAGCTTGGCTGCATGGCCGAACCCACCGCTCCCCCCAGTAGAGCCGCGATACTGCGAAGGGCCGCCCGTGCGGCCCTTTCGCGCGTTCTCGGCGGGTGGGCGGAGTTCGGGCGGCGGGTGTACATCAAGGCCGGCGAGGACGACATCTTCTTCCTGGCCGGCGGCATCGCCTTTAACGTCCTGGTGGCGGCCGTACCGTTTCTGCTGATGCTCATCGCCATCTTCGGCTACGTGCTGAAGGCGGCGGTGAACGATCCCCAGCAGGCCGCGGTGGAGTACGTTCTTTCCATCCTGCCGCCGTCGCAGCGCATCGTTTCGATCACCCGCTCCCTCGTGGGCGAGGTGGTGGCGGGGCGCACGCGGTTCGGCATCCTGGGCCTGGTGCTGTTCATCTGGTCGTCCACGCGGCTGGTGGCCAGCCTTCGCTCCGTCCTCAAGCACATCTTCGACCTGCCCGAAGAGCGGCCGATCATCGCCGGGATGTTCTTCGATCTGCAGATGGTGCTGGTGGCGGGAACGCTGTTCGTGTTCAACACGGGCATCACCGTCGCCGTCGAGGCGGCGCAGGCGTACGGCGTGCGGTGGCTGGGCCTTTCGTCGTATCCCGAGGTGCAGTCGGTGCAGCGGGCGCTGGCGCGGATCCTGGCGTTCTGCTTCATCCTGCTGATGTTCGTGCTGATGTACC
This genomic stretch from Longimicrobium sp. harbors:
- a CDS encoding sigma-54 dependent transcriptional regulator, whose translation is MPEKILVADDERHIAEGLQMLLADEGYEVDTATDGNAAWKLVQENAYGVVLADLRMPQVDGLELFGRMRKAGIPSEMIIITGEGSVDTAKEAMREGAYDYLEKPLKIDRLKELIPKALEKFQVKQANKQLEERLANLTRFVDLIGQSEEMRSIYSTIEAAAPTTASMLIVGESGTGKELVARAIHEKSNRAKGPFIAINCAAFPREILENELFGHEKGAFTGAINEKQGCFELADGGTLFLDEVAEMEPDIQVKFLRALEQRSFRRLGGKKEIHVDIRVVSATNKQIGKAIDDGKLREDLYHRLAVIPLFLPPLRERRGDVRLLAESFLRRFSEENGKKQLKSFSPEALEFINAYRWPGNVRELKNAVERAVIFARTEEITLGDLRAHELIGSEDREVRVPVGTSIQQAERTLVLKTFSFVEGDHNRAASMLGIEEDELRNRLNQLVAGETVPA
- a CDS encoding DUF433 domain-containing protein — encoded protein: MTAANVITINPKVLSGTPVFTGTRVPVESLIDHLKAGDTLEDFLEGFPGVQREQAEAFLELALDAALSHARAA
- a CDS encoding helicase HerA-like domain-containing protein; this encodes MNSDVLNAARTAFPASTGTLTLGAVVHEGACAPEPLVSLPLSMMNRHGLIAGATGTGKTKSLQLIAEQLASAGVPVFLSDVKGDLSGIGVPGEAGDRVKQRATDTGYAWQPAGMPVEYLSLSGKLGAQLRATVSSFGPLLLAKVLGLNETQSSVLTLVFKYCDDKGLLLLDLSDLRAALRYLSEEGADELKEYGGMSKQTVGVLLRELVELEAQDAERFFGEPEFDLDDLLKTAPDGRGIVSVLELQDVQETPALFSTFMLWMLATLYHTLPEMGDVEKPRLVFFFDEAHLLFDGASKALVDQVEQVVRLIRSKGVGVFFITQNPRDVPAEILGQLGHRVQHALRAFTPDDEKALKSAARTFPKTTFYDVEETLTTLGIGEALVTTLSPSGVPSQPFAVRMVPPSSRMGPLTADELQVRIGASEQVRKYAQEIDRESAREMLEERAGQAQEAEDEAAAAPRSSGRAPDYERAPRTATRKTSRTANDEPAPRRGRKERGTVEQILRSPVAKSAVNTLVRGLVGALLGGRRRR
- a CDS encoding response regulator, with amino-acid sequence MAAQRILVIEDEAAAREALKSLLDEEGYTVCTAESGRRGLERLEDFRPDTVVCDFYLPDIDGLQVVRAIRSAGDSGVRVIIITAGCGGEEAESTLRREADFFFQKPLDLRRFRDVLQAEGDDAARGALALH
- a CDS encoding YtxH domain-containing protein, whose protein sequence is MREDVGQPRIVIEERGGGAGSFLLGVLVGAGLALLLAPRSGRETQREIRGFVTGRVDAVRGAVDTRVEQARTAVDEGRSAAAQARAELQRRVQEAKASYRGGQRPEPPRAPALQLAVSSPPVQEVVITEVTTEPDVGDLAGGEVR
- a CDS encoding YihY/virulence factor BrkB family protein, whose translation is MYIKAGEDDIFFLAGGIAFNVLVAAVPFLLMLIAIFGYVLKAAVNDPQQAAVEYVLSILPPSQRIVSITRSLVGEVVAGRTRFGILGLVLFIWSSTRLVASLRSVLKHIFDLPEERPIIAGMFFDLQMVLVAGTLFVFNTGITVAVEAAQAYGVRWLGLSSYPEVQSVQRALARILAFCFILLMFVLMYRYLPKRKTPWRIALVAAVFTSVSWELLKGIFAWYVTYVSDWRTTYGTLASLILLVFWIYYSAIVFVLGGEVAQVYDLMRIRRKQRELLE